The following proteins are co-located in the Triplophysa dalaica isolate WHDGS20190420 chromosome 2, ASM1584641v1, whole genome shotgun sequence genome:
- the spryd7a gene encoding SPRY domain-containing protein 7a translates to MSSLMSWCFGCCGDGNSGHVTLKEMPTVQLDTHCMGTDVVIVKSGKRICGTGGCIANAPLHQNKSYFEFKIQSTGVWGIGVATQKANLNQVPMGRDAHSIVLRHDGTVYYNNEEKNRLPANSLPQEGDIVGVTYDHVEMNLYLNGKNMNCPASGIRGTVYPVACVDDSAILDCQFSDFYHTPPQGFQKILFEKQIF, encoded by the exons ATGTCGTCTTTGATGTCGTGGTGCTTTGGCTGTTGCGGTGACGGCAACAGTGGCCACGTAACACTAAAGGAAATGCCCACGGTTCAGCTCGACACACATTGCATGG GTACTGATGTTGTGATTGTAAAGAGTGGAAAACGCATATGTGGAACTGGTGGCTGCATTGCAAATGCTCCTCTTCATCAAAACAAGAGCTACTTTGAGTTTAAGATCCAGTCCACAG GTGTCTGGGGCATTGGAGTGGCTACTCAGAAAGCAAATCTGAACCAGGTCCCCATGGGGAGAGACGCACACAGCATTGTGCTAAGGCATGATGGCACTGTGTACTACAACAATGAAGAAAAGAACCGATTACCTGCCAACAGTTTACCACAGGAAGGAGACATTGTG GGTGTTACCTATGACCACGTGGAGATGAATTTGTACCTAAATGGGAAGAATATGAACTGTCCAGCATCTGGCATTAGAGGAACTGTTTATCCTGTTGCTTGTG TGGATGATAGTGCGATATTGGACTGTCAGTTCAGTGACTTCTACCATACTCCTCCACAAGGCTTTCAGAAGATTCTTTTCGAGAAACAGATTTTCTAA